A region of the Salvelinus alpinus chromosome 24, SLU_Salpinus.1, whole genome shotgun sequence genome:
TAACAGAGGAGCCAATGTCAACTATACTCCCAAGGTCAGTCCATTAAACCTCAACtctactgtacctactgtatcTGCCTTAATCGTGACATAGATATCGTAGATATCATAGTCCCTCAAAGATCGAATTTCCTAACAGAAGAGTCTTTGATTCAATTGATTTAGAAATtgttctttcccctctctcagaATGGTATCACCCCCCTGCACATAGCTTCTAGGAGGGGTAATGCGATCATGGTTCGGCTTTTGCTGGACAGAGGGGCCCAGATAGACGCCATGACCAAGGTACTGTAACCCaccctttctcctcttcctcatgctcctcctcttcctcctcctcatccacccCTTTCTGCCATTTGACTTGAAAACTGTTTAACCCTACCTGACTTCTTCACTCTCTTTAGGATGAGCTGACCCCTTTGCACTGTGCGGCCAGGAACGGTCACGTGAGGATCATCGATCTCCTGCTGGACCAGGGGGCTCCCATCCAGGCCAAGACCAAGGTCAGCCACGGGCCTCTTGGGGTCCACTATGGGGAAAATAAAGGGCCCTACTTTACGTCCACTTtggcacaatatcacacacactTGCATTTTCAGCAGTAACCAATGCCAAATGATTCTCTGCCAGCAACACTGAGGCGTGACTTATTTCAGTATTATTAATTTATccatttttttttctcctttctaTCTCccggtcctccctctctcccctccagaaTGGCCTGTCCCCCATCCACATGGCGGCCCAGGGAGACCACATGGACTGTGTGAGGCAGCTCCTTCAGTACAACGCTGAGATCGATGACATCACGCTGGACCACCTGACCCCTCTACACGTGGCGGCCCACTGTGGTCACCACCGCATGGCCAAAGTGCTGCTGGACAAGGGGGCCAAGGCCAACGCACGTGCACTGGTCAGAAGCTCTTAAGTGTCCTTCTATTTCTCTATACTGGTGTTAAGGGTGAGGTGTACTGTAGCTGTCCATTGGTCAGGTATACTGAGCTTTTATAACTGGGTCACGTTCAGTAGGCACAAACAGTAGAAAACATTATGAAATATGAATGAGGGttgttattggacaagttcaggcaGGACCGTCTCCATTTCTAAATGCTTTCTCCCATTTCGTGCGTACCGAACATAACTCCATCCTGAAATAGTAAAATGTTGTGACTTTGTTCAGAATGGGTTCACTCCCCTCCACATTGCCTGTAAGAAGAACCACATGCGCTCCATGGACCTGCTTCTGAAACACTCGGCCTCCCTGGAGGCCGTCACAGAGGTGAGATAACACTCTTTTGAAGAGCAATGTATTTGGTGTACCACTGTTTGTAATTGTTGTAATAGTTTTCTGCCAATTATGCCATTACAGAAGGTCTGAAAGTGAGAATGTAGGCCTAATGGAGGTGGATTTATATAACACCTTAACCATTCTCTCTCTTCATGTGCCCCCCCTCCCCTTACATAGTCTGGTCTGACCCCCCTGCATGTAGCAGCCTTCATGGGCCACCTGAACATTGTGAAGAACCTTCTCCACAGAGGTGCTTCTCCCAATGCCTCCAATGTGGTGAGAGGCCACCCCTTTCTAACCTTTATTATTGACACAGGGGTGAAATATCCAGCGCTCTCTGATGGACTAGTAGTAACTTATCTTATTCTTATGTTGAAATGAACACCAGCAAAGGTTATGATGGATGGGTATGGATGGTCCATGCATTCATACGGATTGGATGACTAAAGCCTGTTCTCTGTGTGTATAATGTGATATTttagttgatgtgtgtgtgttattgataTTGCATGGCCTAGTCATGTGTTTAATGTCAGAGTGGTTGTGACAGGCtatgtgacctctgacctgtgtTTGTGTAACAGAAAGTGGAGACGCCCCTCCACATGGCGTCCAGGGCAGGCCACTGTGAGGTGGCTCAGTTCCTGCTGCAGAACACAGCCCAGGTGGACGCCAAGGCTAAGGTACTGTACACACTCTCATGCAGCCATACACATCTATGAGCATTCATAATGTTTTACcacaaactctgtcctggttggAATACACATTCAAAACCACCAGCACATGGTACATATCAGGGGAGCAtatttggttttagaagtgggggggacataagttggataaacactccaaGCAGCCTACCTGACTGGTCGGAGGTGTCCACatggggggggacaaaaatgcaatttcagaatgtgggtgggacatgtcccccccccccagtgaaAGTGTATGCTGTTGTTACTGTTACATGCCGTTACTGTTACATGTATGCTGTTGTTGTAAAGATAGTAACTGAAGAGAAGAATATATATATGTAAATTCTTCAGTTACTATCTTTACAACAGCATACACTGCACAAATACCTTAATGTTACTGCTAGCTAAATACAATTGCCTACACGTATACCATTCCAACCTCTGTttttcctcactctctctctctctctctctctatctctaggaTGACCAGACCCCTCTGCACTGTGCGGCCCGTATGGGACATAAGGAGCTGGTCAAGCTGCTCCTGGAGCACAAGGCCAATCCTGACTCGGCCACCACCGCTGGCCACACCCCCTTACACATCGCCGCCCGTGAGGGACACGCCCACACCACCCGCATTCTCCTGGACGGGGCGGCCCAACAAACCAAGATGACAAAGGTTCTCCTTTAATTTACcaacttttctttctttctctctctctctctctctctctctctctctctctctctctctctctctctctctctctctctctctctctctctctctctctctctctcgttctctctctctctctctctctctctctctctctctctctctctctctctctctctctctctctctctctctctctctcaccctctctctctctctctctctctctctctctctctctctctctctctctctctctctctctctctctctctctctctctctctctctctctctctctctctctctctctctctcgctctctctctctctctctctctctttccctcaccctctctctttctctctctctctttctctctctctctttccctcaccctcaccctctctctctttctatctctatctctctctaacccaATTTTTCTCTCAAGCTCGTTCCTCTCACTCCTAATCCCTTCACACCTCACCTTTTTTAGTTCTCCTGCTCATGCTgaatctgtgagtgtgtgtgtttgtgtgtccaagCAGAAAGGCTTCACTCCTCTCCATGTGGCCTGTAAGTACGGCAAGGTGGACGTGGTCGAGCTGCTGCTGGAGAGAGGAGCCAACCCCAACGCGGCTGGGAAGGTAGAAAAACACACTGCAACACAACACGGACTGTCCTGTGCTTTTTATCTGTGCTAGGCATACTTCTCAGTGCCGTGACCGACCTAAAGCTTATGGAACTCTCCTGTGACCCGACTAACAAATAAACCTTGTATTCTTAGTACTGACCGTCATTTATCACAGCCCAAAAGGAATCAGCATGTCCCACCATTTTAGACATCATTTTTCATTTTAAACATGTCCCCACAAAGGCAGACTGATATTCTGTGGTTTAGATAGCTAGTgacattaagtgtgtgtgtgtgtgtgtccaagcaGAAcggcctgactcctctacacgtGGCCGTCCATCACAACAACCTGGACGTGGTCAAGCTGCTGGTCAGCAAGGGAGGCAACGCACACAGCACTGCCCGGGTAAGAGGAACGATGTAACACACACGCCGCTCACACATAGCGGTACTAGTATATCCCCCTTTCAGGTTCATTGGTAACTAGTGTACACTATGATGAATACGACCCACCAATTGATGATCCAGTGTATTACCCCCAACCCTGCTGactccctgtgtctgtctctaGAACGGCTACACTCCTCTGCACATTGCAGCCAAGCAGAACCAGATGGAGGCGGCCGGCTGCCTGCTGCAGTATGGGGCCTCTGCCAACGCTGAGTCCCTCCAGGGGGTCACGCCCCTCCACCTGGCCTCACAGGAGGGACAGCCAGACATGGTGGCCTTGCTCATCTCCAAACAGGCCAACGTCAACCTGGGAAACAAGGTAGTGGACTGGAAGAGGAACAATACATCTCAGGAGGGTTTGAGGCAAGCTTTCAGGGATAGCTAGCTGAGTTGTACAGGGTTTGAGGCAAGCGTTTAGGGATAGCTAGCTGAGTTGTACAGAGTTTGAGGCAAGCTTTCAGGGATAGCTAGCTGAGTTGTACAGAGTTTGAGGCAAGCTTTCAGGGATAGCTAGCTGAGTTGTACAGGGTTTGAGGCAAGCTTTCAGGGATAGCTAGCTGAGTTGTACAGGGTTTTAGGCAAGCTTTCAGGGATAGCCTGCTGAGTTGTACAGGGTTTGATAGACCCATGGTAAGATAAAGTGTTGAGGGCTACAGGGCATGATGTTTCGATCACTGGGTCAAACCGGTTACCGGAATTACCTACTAGTATGCGTGTTTTGATGGTGCACTGTGACTTAGACTGACTTAGAGCTGGTTAATGAACAGACTGACCAGCAGCCTACTGTATTCCTCCTGTTCCCCCCGTGTCTCTCAGAATGGACTGACCCCTCTGCACCTGGTGGCCCAGGAAGGTCACGTAGGGATAGCAGACACCCTGGTCAAACAGGGGGCATCAGTCTACGCAGCCTCACGGGTAAGACATGCTGCATGATATCAACCACAAACCTCAGATTACAGTGGACAAAACAGAAAAGAGGAATGTACACTTTTTTGTTATATTCAGTAGAGTGGGGTTCAGTATAAGCAGTACAATGCATTACATGCTATGACGACATGCCATTTCCGATACTTTCATACAGCATCCAAACTCTCtcaaatttcaataatattttaCTGGCAGGACTGTTCAAGGTATAACAGAGCCACCAAGCTGTTTATAATGAGGccactgaaacacagccaacccccccccccccccccccatctctctttcaGATGGGCTACACAGCGCTTCATGTGGCCTGTCACTATGGCAACATCAAGATGGTGaagttcctcctgcagcagcaGGCTCATGTGAACAGCAAGACCAGAGTGAgaagctgctgctgctactctcctcCTTACACGTGGCCTCTATTAGTGTGGCTCTGCCCTGTCTCACGTCACCGCCGCCTTCAGGCTGCTGTCACATCACTCCCATTACATTAGATTGGACATGGAATTTCTATTGAATTATGGCATGTCAATGTCAGCAGTCTTGGTAAGAGGGTTGCATTTACTTGAAcacctttttccctctctctctctctctccaccctgctCTCTAGGTGGGCTACACTCCCCTGCACCAGGCCGCCCAGCAGGGTCATACTGACATAGTCACCCTGCTGCTCAAACACGGAGCCCAGCCCAACGAGATCACCACCGTAAGcacatccttcctcctctctcctcatctttccaGTACACTCTTCTCTCTAGTTCTGCTCTTCCCTAACTCTATTATCTTCATCTTCTCTTCACCTGTTCTTCATCTTTTTCCCTTATTTGCTGTCCTCGACTCATTTCTTCCATCATCCTTAAATCTACAGCCTTCGTCTGGCGTCTGATCTGTgtatctcctgtctgtctctgttctctgtggTAGAATGGGACCTCTCCTCTGGGCATTGCCAAACGACTTGGTTACATCTCTGTCATTGATGTGCTGAAGTTGGTCACCGAGGAGGCCGTTTCCGTGGTGAGCAGCACTTCTGGTTCACATGGTTACTAGTATATTTGTGTGTGGTGTGAAActatgagctacagtacagtaccatgttgACTGGAATGACATATTTGAGCATGTCAGTTGATATCactcatttctctctccttctcttgacGTTTTTCACAGATCACCACAGAGAAACATCGGATGAGTTTCCCGGAGACAGTAGATGAGATATTGGATGTTTCAGAGGATGAGGGTAGGTTGGGGCACTCGAGACACGTTCATTGTTAGCGTGTAAGTCTTTCTGTAAAAAATAGTACTACTGCCTGTCCTGTGTTTTGGTTGTGATAGTCAGCCCAGGTTCAGTGTCATGGAAGAGGACTGAAGTCTATCTCTGTTTGAACCTAGATGACTAGCctaaacaatgccttttccattTGTTTTTGTAGGCGTTGCAGCGCTAACGTTAGGTAGGACTGTGTCTATATCTCTGCTTTGTCCGGTCGTTCGGTGGCTCATAAAATTGCGCCTCCACTGCAAGAACTTTCTCATTCTCTAATCCCTATCAATCTCTCTTTataactgtctctctcactcaatAATGTTTCCTGCTATCCTCTTCTCTACATCCACCCAGTagctatcctcctctctctctctctctctctctctctctctctctctctctctctctctctctctctctctctctctctctctctctctctctctctctctctctctctctctctctctctctctctctctctctctctctctctctctctctctctctctctctctctgctcaatgTAAACGACCATGTCAGTGTTTCATTGGCATGTGATGTGGTCATGACATTTTCCTTTACCAGTGTTAACAACACCTGTCCATGGATTCATTGACAGGACTACATCAGATTTAGAAAGTAGAAATACTGTAGAGCAAGAGAAAAGTAGAACAAAAAAAGCGTTCTGCCACTGAGGGATCCAGTCCTGCAGTGCTTAATTGATCAACAGACTAATTACACAGATATAACTCCAGCTGAGAAGCACTCAACGATCAGCGCAAACACAGTGACTGTGTACACCCATATGTAACTGCTTGTAGTTATAATAACCTTTTTCAGTAACCAAGGCATTCTCTCCCATACAGAACTCTCTAACGGGCATGCTCACTATGCTGTAACCAGGTGCCATGCTGTGTACCATGCAGTGTGTGTTCTATTCTGTGTTGTCAATCGTAGTGTTTTTTCCATTGGTCTCCATTGGCTGTGGTTGTTGTCGGTTTGACTCCATTCCGATCCGAAATTGCTTGGTGATGTGACTATATATGGTAATGGTAGGATGGCGGCCGGCAGTGGAAAATGGAACAGTCTAGaccacatgtgtcaaactcattctacGGAGGGCTGATTGTCTGCGGGTTTTCACTCGTCCCTTGGACTTGATTGAGGAATTAAGGTTACTGATTGGTGAGGAagtctcctcacctggttgcctgGGTCTTAACTGAAAGGAAAAgccaaaaaccagcagacactagccccttcatggaatgagtttgacgccCCTGGACTAGACCTATCAAGTCATTTTTCTCttttatgtctctctttctctctccgtttTGCGCCTTTgttttttgttctctctctctctctctctctctctctctctctctctctctctctctctctctctctctctctctctctctctctctctctctctctctctctctctctctctctctctctctctctctctctctctattcctctgtcGTCTCTCTGTGCTCTGCAGGTGATGAGTTGCTGGGGATGGATGGTGCTCGCTACCTGAAGCTTGACGACCTCAAGGACCAGGATGATGATTTCCTGTCCCCTAAGAAGACCCTCAGAGACTTTGAGGGCGGCCTGGGCACCACGTAAGTGACAGCGCCAGGGTCGAACTGAACACTTTGTGTGTCAGAGTCCAGTCATCTGAGGATAATGTGAGGGAAATGATTTTCCACCACATTACTCTTTGGCCCACTcacttttttctctttctttttttggCACAGGCCCTACTCTCCTGCTATTCCCAGAATCCCATGTGTGTCCCCTGAAACTGTCCTGCTTGAGGGGGTAAGGTTAAAGGATTTATTAATTTATCTCATGAAATGCAATTGTTAATGCTGATGATTAGATtgtgctctctctttcttcctctccctctccctccacagcACACCCCTGTCCCCTTGCCTAAGGAGTATGATGAGGACTCTCTGATCCCCAGCAGTCCTGCTACAGAGACCTCCGACAATGTTAGCCCAGTGGCCAGCCCCATACACACAGGGTCAGTTTACTACCTccacaaccctgttcctggagagctaccctcctgtaggtttttgctccaaccccagttgtaactaaccaggttcagcttatcaaccagctaattattagagtcaggtgagctgggttagggttggagtgaaaacctacaggacggtagctctccaggaacagggttggagagccctgctctacGCACTGCAATACCTACACACCCTATTATACACAATACCAACACATTACATAATGAATCGGTAGCTTATTTCCTATTTCTTCCATTCAGTGTGATTACATTCCTTTAACGAGGTCACTGACCATTCATAATTTAATTTGACCAGGATGAACTTGAGTTGAGCACGGTTGGATAGTTATTCTCTCAATAATTAATGGTGGTTCTCATTGGTTGCTGGTCAGGTTCCTGGTCAGTTTCATGGTGGATGCCCGAGGGGGCTCCATGCGTGGCAGCAGACACCACGGGCTGCGTGTCATCATCCCCCCTCGGACCTGTGCTGCCCCCACCCGCATCACCTGTCGTCTGGTCAAACCCCTGAAACTCAACACCCCACCCCCGCTggtagagggagaggggctgGCCAGCCGTATCATCTCCCTGGGGCCCTCCAGTATGCAGTTCCTAGGGTAAGTACGGGCGTGTGCCcgcttgcgtgcgtgcgtgcttgcatgtgtgtgtctgtatctctgtatgtcTGCTTGTTTGTCAACCTGTATTTGATTGGGCAGTGAGGACCTTGCATTTATCTTATTACCCAGTGGCAGTGATAGTGGTGATTGTAACAGTGTAGGAGCAATCGTACAGTAATCGTAATAGATTCCAATAGTAATAGCATGTATAGTATTCTTATGTAGAGTGGTAATATCTCTATAGGCCAGTGATAGTGGAGATTCCCCACTTCGCTTCTCTGGGTCGAGGGGACCGGGAGCTGGTTGTTCTGCGCAGTGAGAACGGCTCTGTCTGGAAGGAGCATCGCAATCGCTATGGCGACGAGGTGCTCGAGACCATTTTGAATGGCATGGATGAAGGTCAGTGTAACGATGATAAATGTCACCCCTCTACAGTAGAGCCATGTTTATGTACTGTTATGTCTAAGGCCTCGTATGTAAGCGACAGTATATCATTTGACTGTAACAACAATGTTATACACACAAAAATATATGTAACACATTAACATAATCCATACCCCTTTCTCTCTGCcgcccctctccttcctcagacCTGGAGAGTCACGAGGACTTGGAGAAGAAGAGAATCCGCCGCATCATCTCCACGGACTTCCCCCTCTACTTCGCTGTGGTGTCCCGCGTCCAGCAGGAGAGCGACCTGATTGGCCCAGAGGGCGGTCAGCTGGCCAGCATGCTGGTACCTCATGTCCAAGCCATCTTCCCTGAGACAGCGGTCACCAAGAAAGTTCGACTGGGGCTGcaggtgaggaagaggagaaggacgaggaagagagggggagatgcaTGCAGAGCGATGCCTTACCTTACCTACTGGGTTATGTGAATAGAAAGGCAGTTTTTCATGTTGGCTCCCTAGGAGTGAATAGACTGTCATGCTTTCTGCACTGCTCTTCCAAAGACCTAGGGCTGTATTCAGTCAACTTTGATTGAATAGGACATCTTGTCAGGTAGCTGCTCTGTTCAGCTCACTCAATCAGTGCTGTCTGCCCTGCCAATCAAGCAAGTTTGGCACCACAGCAACAATGGAGCTGTCTAATGCATAACACTGACTACAGCATATAGAAACTGGCAGTCAGGAGTGCTGACTACCTCCATATACTGAAGTTGTATTCCTTTTATTTTTCCACGACCAAAGATTGTGTTGTTTTACTTCTTACTGCGTCCATTTGTCCCATATCGCCTAATTATCATTGTGTCTGTTGTCCTTTGATTTAGATGTTTTCTGTACTGTATTTGTGATATTGAATTTTTGGATGTATGAATGTGTTTGCTTTGGTTCATTTTTGTCTTTTTTGTTTTTCCTTTATCTAGCCTTTCATCATACTTCAGTTCCCTGAGCTAAATGAACTGATATTCAAATGTGCATGTCAGTTGGTTTGGTTTTACGTGTATGATTGTTTATCCATCGGTTAGATGTATGTTCAGGTTGGCCTATGTATTATGTTGTAATaatatgtttttttgtcttaataATAGTTTGTTGACTATGTTCCAGAGGGCGAGTAATGTGAGAAAAAGTGTTGTGTTTTCTGTTGTATTTTTAACTTACGTTATTGTTCTTATTTTTGTCTCCCCTTTTAATACATCACTTGTCCTttcttctctctatccctttctcttttctttcactctttctCATCTCCcgtctttcctctccctcttcagGCTCAGCCTATCCCAGACGAGCTTCTGACTCGACAGCTTGGTAACCAAGCGACCTTCAGCCCAGTGGTCACGGTCGAGCCACGACGACGCAAGTTCCACCGGCCAATAGGATTACGCATCCCGCTGCCCCCATCTTGGAGGGAGAGTCCACGTGACGCTGGGGAGGGGGACACCACCAGCCTGCGCCTCCTCTGCAGTGTCATTGGTATGGTCATGCATGGAGTTTACTTTATGTCCTTGACATCTGGTTCATGGCAAATAGCATTAATTGTCAACATAAGTGAGTGTTAGAACAGGGGTGAAGGGGACAGAACTAGTGCTGAAAGCTCCATAGTAGTGGGTAAACAGGTAGTACAGAAGGGGGCTAATCACACACCCCTGGGGTGttcaggatcagcgtggcggaggtgttgttccCAACCCTCACCGGTCTCGACCGGCGCATGGGGGGGGGGTCTCAAGCAGTGAAATTATTACTAGTATCATAATTTTTTTATTATGCCCAGCTCATGAGTCCACTTGATGATGTGAGGCCTGAGGCAACTgtgtgtaatttagcctattaataccttttttttttttttaagtcattttagcagacgctcttatccagagcgacttacaaattggaaagttcatacatattcatcctggtccccccgtggggaatgaacccacaaccctggcgttgcaagcgccatgctctaccaactgagccacacgggaccacgtgtggctgggatcccgttaacgggatcgatatgacaacagccagtgaaagtgcagggcgctaagtattttacaccattttaaagataaacttgttgttaatcccaccacagtgtccgatatCAAAAAGACTTTAtgacgaaagcacaacatatcattatgttaggtcagcacctattcacagaaaaacacagccttttttccagccaaagagaggagtcacaaaaagcagaaatagagataaaattaatcactaacctttgatgatcttcatcagatgacactcataggacttcatgttacacaatacatgtatgttttgttcgataaagttcatatttatatccaaaaatctcagtttacattggtgcgttatgttcagtaatgttttgcctccaaaacatctggtgattttgcagagagccacatcaatttacagaaatactcataataaacattgataaaagatacaagtattacacatggaactttagataaacctctccttaatgcaaccgctgtgtcagatttcaaaaaaactttacggaaaaagcacaccatgctataatctgagtacagcgctcagagcccaaacaagccatgaagatatccgccatgttgtggagtcaacatatgtcagaatagcattataaatattcacttacctttgatgatcttcaacagaatgcactcccaggaatcccagttccacaataaatgtttgatttgttccataaagtccataatttatgtccaaataccctcctttttgttcacgcgttcagtacacaatccaaactcacgacgcgcgggcaagtccatgcgaaagtttagacgaaaagtcatattacagttcgtagaaacatgtcaaacgaagtatagaatcaatctttaggatgtttttaacataaatcttcaataatgttccaactggagaattcctttgtcttcagaaatgcaatggaacgcaagctaactctctcacgtgaacgcgcctggtcagctcatggcactctgccaggcccatgactcaaagagccctcattcccccctccttcacagtagaagcatcaaacaaggttctaaagactgttgacatctagtggaagccttaggaagtgcaatatgaccaat
Encoded here:
- the LOC139551768 gene encoding ankyrin-1-like isoform X10, whose protein sequence is MAQAAKQLRKNKDLAELAAQELKDKEEEKNKKRNRSRDRRRKADAVTSFLRAARSGNLDKALEHIKNGIDINTSNQNGLNGLHLASKEGHVKMVLGLLHAGIVLETTTKKGNTALHIAALAGQEKVVAELVNYGANVNSQSQKGFSPLYMAAQENHLEVVKFLLENGANQSLPTEDGFTPLAVALQQGHENVVALLINYGTKGKVRLPALHIAARNDDTRTAAVLLQNDPNPDVLSKTGFTPLHIAAHYENLSVAQLLINRGANVNYTPKNGITPLHIASRRGNAIMVRLLLDRGAQIDAMTKDELTPLHCAARNGHVRIIDLLLDQGAPIQAKTKNGLSPIHMAAQGDHMDCVRQLLQYNAEIDDITLDHLTPLHVAAHCGHHRMAKVLLDKGAKANARALNGFTPLHIACKKNHMRSMDLLLKHSASLEAVTESGLTPLHVAAFMGHLNIVKNLLHRGASPNASNVKVETPLHMASRAGHCEVAQFLLQNTAQVDAKAKDDQTPLHCAARMGHKELVKLLLEHKANPDSATTAGHTPLHIAAREGHAHTTRILLDGAAQQTKMTKKGFTPLHVACKYGKVDVVELLLERGANPNAAGKNGLTPLHVAVHHNNLDVVKLLVSKGGNAHSTARNGYTPLHIAAKQNQMEAAGCLLQYGASANAESLQGVTPLHLASQEGQPDMVALLISKQANVNLGNKNGLTPLHLVAQEGHVGIADTLVKQGASVYAASRMGYTALHVACHYGNIKMVKFLLQQQAHVNSKTRVGYTPLHQAAQQGHTDIVTLLLKHGAQPNEITTNGTSPLGIAKRLGYISVIDVLKLVTEEAVSVITTEKHRMSFPETVDEILDVSEDEGVAALTLGDELLGMDGARYLKLDDLKDQDDDFLSPKKTLRDFEGGLGTTPYSPAIPRIPCVSPETVLLEGHTPVPLPKEYDEDSLIPSSPATETSDNVSPVASPIHTGFLVSFMVDARGGSMRGSRHHGLRVIIPPRTCAAPTRITCRLVKPLKLNTPPPLVEGEGLASRIISLGPSSMQFLGPVIVEIPHFASLGRGDRELVVLRSENGSVWKEHRNRYGDEVLETILNGMDEDLESHEDLEKKRIRRIISTDFPLYFAVVSRVQQESDLIGPEGGQLASMLVPHVQAIFPETAVTKKVRLGLQAQPIPDELLTRQLGNQATFSPVVTVEPRRRKFHRPIGLRIPLPPSWRESPRDAGEGDTTSLRLLCSVIGGTAPAQWEDITGTTKLMYTNNCANFTTNVSARFWLADCPRTAEVVTFANLLYQELMAVPYMAKFVIFAKMNEAREGRLRCYCMTDDKMDKTLELHENFSEVARSRDIEVMEGMPLHLECSGNLVPVRKATQQPRSFSFQAFRDNRLPVSVKVRDSNKEASGFLSFLRKSTKYEDAQHVLCNLNITMPPCVKVVGSEERRRTLTPLALRERYNALNEPGLATVNAMERTELKISLISEQLGLSWAELARELHFGVDDINRIRVENPNSLLDQSSALLNLWAGREGKRAKMESIYVALKNIDRSDIVSSVEGQPQAGAGASEEGACRLVDHDSTLLSPSVINGYGLVQEELLSPASMQYSLPSPLGAEPYWQEVSSLECAPIATTEEDTLMEMSDVQVWPSGVSPSLVTVEDSSLDGSSRADDSEGATLSLPCSLGRPSSGASGSIMELEEEEEEEEEGEVEEEEEVRQELADRDRVRASGAVPKVNLNGQLGGQRSEGRKVEVAASVAGSSMTGGGARGGGGLRQSSEEGLSVVAGQQVYAQLCEMSGLSRAMEHNGDNRVVGGGAFQPYLPNKDSLRGWAGSQAPRLPRQSVETLMMSPRSRVPQEALLTPIDADKEDYAVEFLAEEQLVDEHGNVFTRKVGVDVRKGAQSVKRNSLRRVKH